A portion of the Clupea harengus chromosome 18, Ch_v2.0.2, whole genome shotgun sequence genome contains these proteins:
- the rbm14b gene encoding RNA-binding protein 14b isoform X2 has translation MEKSHTVKLFVGNLPLDTSQEELSAIFESYGQVVSCSVLRQFAFVHLAGQGAAERAIRELNGREFRGRNLVVEESRGRPLHSTKVFVGNLSGMCTTEDLQELFQTFGKVLECDKVKGYAFVHMENKEDALKAIEALHGTSFKGRPLSVELSKVQPNKQAPTGKIPCVSCGKQGHYAGECPAGKASSLEQYQSQAAVLAAAAAAAAGLPLQVQQSVHNSVYNTSTFDPTYAALTGLTAGTGARAEGNALAPAVYGALASQVYGSVANPLYGQMANHQAAAAAAMNPALNAAAAAQMYGTMSPAFSYGQMTSGHHALASAAAAAGYGHQMYAPHMANAVFMAAPGMDLNAAAAAAAVNPGYTMAPTLYTTSPGHYATLGTADHGALLEAARAHYMAQGQHMLAEQHGAAAAKAERDRSPLRRSAPLLPDPVMKPFMYQRAKQRRALLPTPAGRAEEAAQEQEEAMARYYSEYYQQLQQYPQYQYAYPPPGALGMPGLTSLPAAAAHAAAAAAVPNQAAVATLDALRPVPMPPPPPAPPAPISAPPPPVVASAAAVAMATPHQQLHHHHHRLYEPPPPSLPPPAPPTRKDVLLRPLHTPETPYR, from the exons ATGGAAAAGAGCCACACGGTGAAGCTCTTCGTGGGCAACCTGCCGCTGGACACCAGCCAGGAGGAGCTGTCGGCCATCTTCGAGTCTTACGGCCAGGTGGTCAGCTGCAGCGTCCTGCGCCAGTTTGCCTTCGTGCACCTGGCCGGCCAGGGCGCCGCCGAGCGCGCCATCCGCGAGCTCAATGGCCGCGAGTTCCGCGGACGCAacctggtggtggaggagtcGCGCGGCCGCCCGCTGCACTCCACCAAGGTGTTCGTGGGCAACCTCAGCGGCATGTGCACCACCGAAGACCTTCAGGAGCTCTTCCAGACCTTCGGAAAAGTGCTCGAGTGCGACAAAGTCAAAG GATACGCCTTCGTGCACATGGAGAACAAGGAGGACGCGCTGAAGGCCATCGAGGCGCTGCACGGCACCTCCTTCAAGGGGCGCCCTCTCTCCGTGGAGCTGTCCAAGGTGCAGCCCAACAAGCAGGCGCCCACGGGGAAGATCCCCTGCGTCAGCTGCGGCAAGCAGGGCCACTACGCGGGCGAGTGCCCGGCGGGCAAGGCCTCGTCGCTGGAGCAGTACCAGAGCCAGGCGGCCGTGCTGGCGGCGgccgcggcggcggcggccggGCTGCCGCTGCAGGTGCAGCAGAGCGTGCACAACTCCGTGTACAACACGTCGACCTTCGACCCCACCTACGCGGCGCTGACGGGACTGACGGCCGGGACGGGCGCCCGCGCCGAGGGAAACGCGCTGGCGCCGGCCGTGTACGGGGCGCTGGCCAGCCAGGTGTACGGCAGCGTGGCCAACCCGCTCTACGGCCAGATGGCCAATCACCAGGCGGCGGCCGCTGCCGCCATGAACCCCGCCCTCAACGCCGCGGCCGCCGCGCAGATGTACGGCACCATGAGCCCCGCCTTCTCGTACGGCCAGATGACCAGCGGGCATCATGCCCTGGCCTCTGCCGCCGCCGCAGCGGGCTACGGCCACCAAATGTACGCCCCCCACATGGCCAACGCGGTCTTCATGGCTGCGCCCGGTATGGACCTGaacgctgccgctgccgctgccgcggTCAACCCGGGGTACACGATGGCCCCGACGCTGTACACCACGTCCCCGGGCCACTACGCCACGCTGGGCACGGCGGACCACGGCGCCCTGCTGGAGGCGGCGCGGGCACACTACATGGCACAGGGCCAGCACATGTTGGCAGAGCAGCACGGAGCCGCCGCCGCCAAGGCCGAGAGGGACCGCAGCCCCCTACGCCGCTCCGCGCCGCTGCTGCCGGACCCCGTCATGAAGCCCTTCATGTACCAGCGGGCCAAACAACGCCGCGCCCTGCTGCCCACGCCGGCGGGCCGCGCCGAGGAGGCCGcccaggagcaggaggaagccATGGCCAG gTACTACAGTGAATACtaccagcagctgcagcagtacCCCCAGTACCAGTACGCCTACCCACCCCCGGGCGCCCTGGGAATGCCCGGCCTCACCTCCCTGCCAGCCGCCGCCGCCcacgctgccgccgccgccgcggtGCCCAACCAGGCCGCCGTGGCAACCCTGGACGCCCTCAGGCCAGTGCCgatgccccctcctcctcccgccccccccgcccctatctctgctcccccccctcctgttGTCGCCTCTGCCGCCGCCGTCGCCATGGCCACACCGCACCAacagctccaccaccaccaccaccgcctgtACGAGCCCCCGCCGCCGTCGCTGCCTCCTCCTGCGCCCCCCACGCGCAAGGACGTCCTCCTGCGCCCGCTGCACACGCCCGAGACCCCCTACCGATag
- the rbm14b gene encoding RNA-binding protein 14b isoform X1 has protein sequence MEKSHTVKLFVGNLPLDTSQEELSAIFESYGQVVSCSVLRQFAFVHLAGQGAAERAIRELNGREFRGRNLVVEESRGRPLHSTKVFVGNLSGMCTTEDLQELFQTFGKVLECDKVKARLSSSTGYAFVHMENKEDALKAIEALHGTSFKGRPLSVELSKVQPNKQAPTGKIPCVSCGKQGHYAGECPAGKASSLEQYQSQAAVLAAAAAAAAGLPLQVQQSVHNSVYNTSTFDPTYAALTGLTAGTGARAEGNALAPAVYGALASQVYGSVANPLYGQMANHQAAAAAAMNPALNAAAAAQMYGTMSPAFSYGQMTSGHHALASAAAAAGYGHQMYAPHMANAVFMAAPGMDLNAAAAAAAVNPGYTMAPTLYTTSPGHYATLGTADHGALLEAARAHYMAQGQHMLAEQHGAAAAKAERDRSPLRRSAPLLPDPVMKPFMYQRAKQRRALLPTPAGRAEEAAQEQEEAMARYYSEYYQQLQQYPQYQYAYPPPGALGMPGLTSLPAAAAHAAAAAAVPNQAAVATLDALRPVPMPPPPPAPPAPISAPPPPVVASAAAVAMATPHQQLHHHHHRLYEPPPPSLPPPAPPTRKDVLLRPLHTPETPYR, from the exons ATGGAAAAGAGCCACACGGTGAAGCTCTTCGTGGGCAACCTGCCGCTGGACACCAGCCAGGAGGAGCTGTCGGCCATCTTCGAGTCTTACGGCCAGGTGGTCAGCTGCAGCGTCCTGCGCCAGTTTGCCTTCGTGCACCTGGCCGGCCAGGGCGCCGCCGAGCGCGCCATCCGCGAGCTCAATGGCCGCGAGTTCCGCGGACGCAacctggtggtggaggagtcGCGCGGCCGCCCGCTGCACTCCACCAAGGTGTTCGTGGGCAACCTCAGCGGCATGTGCACCACCGAAGACCTTCAGGAGCTCTTCCAGACCTTCGGAAAAGTGCTCGAGTGCGACAAAGTCAAAG CCAGGCTTTCGTCCTCCACAGGATACGCCTTCGTGCACATGGAGAACAAGGAGGACGCGCTGAAGGCCATCGAGGCGCTGCACGGCACCTCCTTCAAGGGGCGCCCTCTCTCCGTGGAGCTGTCCAAGGTGCAGCCCAACAAGCAGGCGCCCACGGGGAAGATCCCCTGCGTCAGCTGCGGCAAGCAGGGCCACTACGCGGGCGAGTGCCCGGCGGGCAAGGCCTCGTCGCTGGAGCAGTACCAGAGCCAGGCGGCCGTGCTGGCGGCGgccgcggcggcggcggccggGCTGCCGCTGCAGGTGCAGCAGAGCGTGCACAACTCCGTGTACAACACGTCGACCTTCGACCCCACCTACGCGGCGCTGACGGGACTGACGGCCGGGACGGGCGCCCGCGCCGAGGGAAACGCGCTGGCGCCGGCCGTGTACGGGGCGCTGGCCAGCCAGGTGTACGGCAGCGTGGCCAACCCGCTCTACGGCCAGATGGCCAATCACCAGGCGGCGGCCGCTGCCGCCATGAACCCCGCCCTCAACGCCGCGGCCGCCGCGCAGATGTACGGCACCATGAGCCCCGCCTTCTCGTACGGCCAGATGACCAGCGGGCATCATGCCCTGGCCTCTGCCGCCGCCGCAGCGGGCTACGGCCACCAAATGTACGCCCCCCACATGGCCAACGCGGTCTTCATGGCTGCGCCCGGTATGGACCTGaacgctgccgctgccgctgccgcggTCAACCCGGGGTACACGATGGCCCCGACGCTGTACACCACGTCCCCGGGCCACTACGCCACGCTGGGCACGGCGGACCACGGCGCCCTGCTGGAGGCGGCGCGGGCACACTACATGGCACAGGGCCAGCACATGTTGGCAGAGCAGCACGGAGCCGCCGCCGCCAAGGCCGAGAGGGACCGCAGCCCCCTACGCCGCTCCGCGCCGCTGCTGCCGGACCCCGTCATGAAGCCCTTCATGTACCAGCGGGCCAAACAACGCCGCGCCCTGCTGCCCACGCCGGCGGGCCGCGCCGAGGAGGCCGcccaggagcaggaggaagccATGGCCAG gTACTACAGTGAATACtaccagcagctgcagcagtacCCCCAGTACCAGTACGCCTACCCACCCCCGGGCGCCCTGGGAATGCCCGGCCTCACCTCCCTGCCAGCCGCCGCCGCCcacgctgccgccgccgccgcggtGCCCAACCAGGCCGCCGTGGCAACCCTGGACGCCCTCAGGCCAGTGCCgatgccccctcctcctcccgccccccccgcccctatctctgctcccccccctcctgttGTCGCCTCTGCCGCCGCCGTCGCCATGGCCACACCGCACCAacagctccaccaccaccaccaccgcctgtACGAGCCCCCGCCGCCGTCGCTGCCTCCTCCTGCGCCCCCCACGCGCAAGGACGTCCTCCTGCGCCCGCTGCACACGCCCGAGACCCCCTACCGATag
- the LOC105902949 gene encoding copper chaperone for superoxide dismutase produces the protein METGRSAKLEFAVQMTCDSCVNAVRSALERQPGVQAVQVDLGKEQVVVEASLTAQEVQQLIEGTGRRAVLKGIGSGQPDLGSAVAMLSGCGLVQGVVRMLQLSPERCLIDGTIDGLKPGPHGLHVHHLGDLTKDCLSCGEHYNPHGTRHGGPQDSERHVGDLGNILAGPDGRASFRLEDTQLKVWDVIGRSLVVDAGEDDLGKADHPLSKVTGNSGERLACGIIARSASLFQNTKKICACDGVTLWEERDRPIAGKGRQNPDPPSANL, from the exons ATGGAAACAGGCAGATCTGCGAAG CTGGAGTTTGCTGTGCAGATGACCTGTGACAGTTGCGTGAACGCGGTACGCAGCGCGCTGGAGCGACAACCGG gggttcaGGCGGTGCAGGTGGACCTGGGTAAGGagcaggtggtggtggaggcgtCTCTGACGGCCCAGGAGGTGCAGCAGCTGATCGAGGGCACCGGACGCCGTGCCGTACTCAAGGGCATCGGCAGCGGGCAGCCGG accTGGGCTCAGCGGTGGCCATGCTGTCTGGCTGTGGCCTGGTCCAGGGGGTGGTGAGGATGCTGCAGCTGTCCCCAGAGCGCTGCCTCATAGACGGGACCATAGACGGCCTGAAGCCCGGCCCACACGGCCTCCACGTGCATCACCTGGGGGACCTGACCAAAGACtgcctcag cTGTGGAGAGCACTACAACCCCCATGGAACACGCCACGGAGGTCCGCAGGACTCTGAgagg CACGTGGGGGACCTGGGCAACATCCTGGCAGGACCTGATGGAAGGGCCTCCTTCCGCCTGGAGGACACACAActgaag GTCTGGGATGTTATTGGTCGATCTCTGGTGGTGGATGCAGGGGAAGATGACCTTGGAAAAGCGGATCACCCCTTATCCAAGGTCACAGGGAActcaggagagag atTGGCCTGTGGCATCATCGCTCGCTCTGCCAGCCTGTTCCAGAACACCAAAAAGATCTGCGCTTGCGACGGCGTGACCctctgggaggagagagaccgCCCCATCGCAGGGAAAGGTCGCCAGAATCCTGACCCCCCTAGTGCTAACCTGTGA
- the rbm14b gene encoding RNA-binding protein 14b isoform X3, which yields MEKSHTVKLFVGNLPLDTSQEELSAIFESYGQVVSCSVLRQFAFVHLAGQGAAERAIRELNGREFRGRNLVVEESRGRPLHSTKVFVGNLSGMCTTEDLQELFQTFGKVLECDKVKARLSSSTGYAFVHMENKEDALKAIEALHGTSFKGRPLSVELSKVQPNKQAPTGKIPCVSCGKQGHYAGECPAGKASSLEQYQSQAAVLAAAAAAAAGLPLQVQQSVHNSVYNTSTFDPTYAALTGLTAGTGARAEGNALAPAVYGALASQVYGSVANPLYGQMANHQAAAAAAMNPALNAAAAAQMYGTMSPAFSYGQMTSGHHALASAAAAAGYGHQMYAPHMANAVFMAAPGMDLNAAAAAAAVNPGYTMAPTLYTTSPGHYATLGTADHGALLEAARAHYMAQGQHMLAEQHGAAAAKAERDRSPLRRSAPLLPDPVMKPFMYQRAKQRRALLPTPAGRAEEAAQEQEEAMARYYSEYYQQLQQYPQYQYAYPPPGALGMPGLTSLPAAAAHAAAAAAVPNQAAVATLDALRC from the exons ATGGAAAAGAGCCACACGGTGAAGCTCTTCGTGGGCAACCTGCCGCTGGACACCAGCCAGGAGGAGCTGTCGGCCATCTTCGAGTCTTACGGCCAGGTGGTCAGCTGCAGCGTCCTGCGCCAGTTTGCCTTCGTGCACCTGGCCGGCCAGGGCGCCGCCGAGCGCGCCATCCGCGAGCTCAATGGCCGCGAGTTCCGCGGACGCAacctggtggtggaggagtcGCGCGGCCGCCCGCTGCACTCCACCAAGGTGTTCGTGGGCAACCTCAGCGGCATGTGCACCACCGAAGACCTTCAGGAGCTCTTCCAGACCTTCGGAAAAGTGCTCGAGTGCGACAAAGTCAAAG CCAGGCTTTCGTCCTCCACAGGATACGCCTTCGTGCACATGGAGAACAAGGAGGACGCGCTGAAGGCCATCGAGGCGCTGCACGGCACCTCCTTCAAGGGGCGCCCTCTCTCCGTGGAGCTGTCCAAGGTGCAGCCCAACAAGCAGGCGCCCACGGGGAAGATCCCCTGCGTCAGCTGCGGCAAGCAGGGCCACTACGCGGGCGAGTGCCCGGCGGGCAAGGCCTCGTCGCTGGAGCAGTACCAGAGCCAGGCGGCCGTGCTGGCGGCGgccgcggcggcggcggccggGCTGCCGCTGCAGGTGCAGCAGAGCGTGCACAACTCCGTGTACAACACGTCGACCTTCGACCCCACCTACGCGGCGCTGACGGGACTGACGGCCGGGACGGGCGCCCGCGCCGAGGGAAACGCGCTGGCGCCGGCCGTGTACGGGGCGCTGGCCAGCCAGGTGTACGGCAGCGTGGCCAACCCGCTCTACGGCCAGATGGCCAATCACCAGGCGGCGGCCGCTGCCGCCATGAACCCCGCCCTCAACGCCGCGGCCGCCGCGCAGATGTACGGCACCATGAGCCCCGCCTTCTCGTACGGCCAGATGACCAGCGGGCATCATGCCCTGGCCTCTGCCGCCGCCGCAGCGGGCTACGGCCACCAAATGTACGCCCCCCACATGGCCAACGCGGTCTTCATGGCTGCGCCCGGTATGGACCTGaacgctgccgctgccgctgccgcggTCAACCCGGGGTACACGATGGCCCCGACGCTGTACACCACGTCCCCGGGCCACTACGCCACGCTGGGCACGGCGGACCACGGCGCCCTGCTGGAGGCGGCGCGGGCACACTACATGGCACAGGGCCAGCACATGTTGGCAGAGCAGCACGGAGCCGCCGCCGCCAAGGCCGAGAGGGACCGCAGCCCCCTACGCCGCTCCGCGCCGCTGCTGCCGGACCCCGTCATGAAGCCCTTCATGTACCAGCGGGCCAAACAACGCCGCGCCCTGCTGCCCACGCCGGCGGGCCGCGCCGAGGAGGCCGcccaggagcaggaggaagccATGGCCAG gTACTACAGTGAATACtaccagcagctgcagcagtacCCCCAGTACCAGTACGCCTACCCACCCCCGGGCGCCCTGGGAATGCCCGGCCTCACCTCCCTGCCAGCCGCCGCCGCCcacgctgccgccgccgccgcggtGCCCAACCAGGCCGCCGTGGCAACCCTGGACGCCCTCAG GTGCTGA